In Brevibacterium zhoupengii, the following are encoded in one genomic region:
- a CDS encoding amino acid ABC transporter ATP-binding protein, with amino-acid sequence MTWPLLKADNIHKSFSSNHVLRGVDLEVNMGEVQCVIGPSGSGKSTLLRCLNLLERPDEGYVYLGGEPVGYSWTGDDLREMKPAALAGQRERMGMVFQSFNLFGHLNVLENITLAPRLINGTKESLANEEARALLATVGLADKAEHKPAQLSGGQQQRVAIARALAMRPEVMLFDEPTSALDPELVGEVLDVMRKLVDDGMTMVIVTHEMTFAQEVADKVVFMDGGMIVESGTPSEVFRQSTHPRTAAFLARVL; translated from the coding sequence ATGACGTGGCCATTGCTCAAAGCAGATAACATCCATAAGAGTTTCAGCTCGAACCATGTTCTGCGGGGTGTGGATCTTGAAGTCAACATGGGTGAGGTCCAATGCGTGATCGGTCCTTCCGGGTCAGGGAAAAGTACCCTGTTGCGATGCCTCAACCTGCTCGAACGACCTGATGAGGGATACGTATATTTGGGCGGCGAGCCAGTGGGTTATTCGTGGACCGGGGATGACCTGCGTGAAATGAAGCCGGCCGCACTGGCCGGCCAGCGTGAACGAATGGGGATGGTATTCCAGAGTTTCAACCTATTCGGGCATCTGAACGTGCTGGAGAATATTACGCTAGCACCCCGCCTTATCAATGGAACCAAAGAGTCGCTAGCAAACGAAGAAGCCCGTGCGCTTTTGGCGACGGTCGGTTTGGCAGACAAAGCGGAACATAAGCCCGCGCAGCTCTCGGGAGGACAACAGCAACGAGTTGCGATAGCCAGGGCTCTAGCGATGCGTCCTGAAGTGATGCTTTTTGATGAGCCAACGTCGGCGTTAGACCCGGAATTGGTCGGTGAGGTTCTCGATGTTATGCGAAAACTCGTCGATGACGGAATGACGATGGTGATCGTTACTCATGAAATGACGTTTGCTCAAGAAGTGGCAGATAAAGTCGTGTTTATGGATGGCGGCATGATTGTCGAGTCTGGAACACCGTCTGAAGTTTTCAGGCAAAGCACCCACCCGCGTACTGCGGCTTTCCTCGCAAGGGTTTTGTGA
- a CDS encoding LacI family DNA-binding transcriptional regulator, with protein MKRKSATIKDVAQAAGVSRASAARVLGGYGYTSGSVRDVVMKAAADLNYAPSRMAKAMRNGRSQLIGFVCADITDGLFSEALGGICRVADPAGYQVVVFNSTDCLSNEIEGIATLLSHGVEGLIVSPVIVSHSDHLNEAVQSVPTVCLDRVPAGISGVVSDNEEAGRQAAARLLQKGHQQIGLVASVQSEEPIEFSTEDARIEVLGANRPSVLRVRGFVEYMQEFGQDIDLNQICLNPHRAENTLELVTSWLDEHSEFTAILAADSYQARHVYRALLERNKKIPDEVSVLVFSDDEWTEFVAPEIDTVSLDGSEMGVRAAEMLLESIAGHSGSARQETIPTTYRKGASIASLVRPTVK; from the coding sequence ATGAAACGTAAAAGCGCGACCATCAAGGATGTAGCGCAAGCGGCAGGAGTGTCGCGCGCCTCGGCCGCTAGAGTACTGGGGGGCTACGGATACACGAGCGGTTCAGTTCGGGACGTAGTCATGAAAGCCGCTGCGGATTTAAACTACGCTCCAAGCCGCATGGCCAAAGCAATGCGAAATGGCCGCTCGCAACTTATCGGATTCGTCTGCGCAGACATCACTGATGGTTTGTTCTCGGAAGCACTCGGTGGAATCTGCAGAGTTGCAGATCCTGCAGGTTACCAGGTTGTCGTGTTTAACAGCACTGACTGTTTGAGTAACGAAATTGAGGGAATTGCAACCCTCTTGTCACATGGCGTTGAGGGCTTGATCGTGTCCCCCGTGATCGTCTCTCACTCAGACCATCTCAACGAGGCTGTCCAGTCGGTGCCAACAGTCTGCTTAGATCGAGTTCCCGCTGGAATTTCTGGTGTTGTGTCCGACAATGAAGAAGCAGGAAGGCAGGCCGCGGCACGGCTTTTGCAGAAGGGTCATCAACAGATCGGCCTCGTGGCTTCGGTACAGTCGGAAGAGCCGATCGAATTTTCGACCGAGGATGCGAGGATTGAAGTTCTTGGAGCAAACCGTCCTTCAGTCCTCCGCGTGCGCGGTTTTGTGGAATACATGCAGGAGTTCGGGCAGGACATTGACCTCAATCAAATCTGTCTGAATCCACATCGAGCTGAAAATACATTGGAACTTGTTACCAGCTGGCTGGATGAACATTCCGAATTCACCGCGATACTTGCAGCGGACTCGTACCAAGCGAGACACGTCTATAGGGCGCTGCTAGAAAGAAACAAGAAGATTCCCGATGAAGTGTCTGTCTTGGTATTCAGCGATGACGAGTGGACTGAATTCGTCGCTCCTGAAATCGACACAGTCAGTCTTGATGGATCAGAAATGGGAGTACGAGCGGCCGAGATGCTTCTCGAAAGTATCGCGGGGCACAGTGGTAGTGCGCGGCAAGAAACGATTCCGACAACTTATCGGAAGGGTGCCAGCATTGCATCTTTGGTACGACCCACGGTGAAATGA
- a CDS encoding DMT family transporter, with protein MTVKPRVAPAPEAPTALAASAVLAGALCLSISAILVKLAGVDAATTAVLRCAIAVIALIPLALLERRRHGGLSRSGILWAIAAGVALGIDYIAWTASIYLVGAGVATVLVNVQVIVLPLLALIIDRERVSVRFLISLPLMLIGVGLVGGIVTLAEVGDNAVLGTVLALIAGIGYGVYMFLTRRGTRRKAEGTIQPLAWATASAAVTSAVIAQFTGGIHLTGIGPSAWMYLIALALLGQVVAWLLINRGSVRLVPSMTASLLLIQPVLALVLAALILGEQLTVGQALGASLVVVAVAVANGVWRRHSRRRRQILREPGSGPR; from the coding sequence ATGACCGTCAAACCCAGGGTCGCTCCAGCGCCGGAGGCACCCACAGCACTCGCCGCTTCGGCGGTGCTCGCGGGTGCGCTGTGCCTGTCGATCTCAGCGATCCTGGTCAAGCTCGCGGGCGTGGATGCGGCGACGACCGCCGTGCTGAGGTGCGCGATCGCCGTCATCGCACTCATCCCGTTGGCGCTTCTTGAACGTCGGCGTCACGGCGGTCTTTCGCGATCGGGCATCCTCTGGGCGATTGCGGCCGGCGTTGCGCTGGGCATCGACTACATTGCGTGGACGGCGTCGATCTACCTCGTGGGTGCCGGCGTTGCGACCGTGCTCGTCAACGTCCAGGTCATCGTGCTCCCGCTGCTGGCTCTCATCATCGACCGTGAGCGTGTGAGTGTTCGGTTCCTCATCTCCCTGCCGCTGATGCTCATCGGCGTCGGCCTGGTGGGCGGGATCGTGACCCTGGCCGAGGTGGGGGACAACGCCGTACTCGGCACAGTTCTCGCCCTCATCGCCGGGATCGGATACGGCGTGTACATGTTCCTCACCAGACGAGGGACGAGGCGCAAGGCCGAGGGAACGATTCAGCCGCTAGCCTGGGCGACAGCCTCGGCGGCGGTGACATCGGCGGTCATCGCCCAGTTCACCGGCGGCATCCATCTCACCGGGATCGGCCCAAGCGCGTGGATGTACCTCATCGCTCTGGCACTGCTGGGGCAGGTGGTGGCCTGGCTGCTCATCAACCGGGGAAGCGTCCGGCTGGTGCCGTCGATGACGGCGAGCCTGCTGCTCATCCAACCCGTGCTCGCCCTCGTCCTCGCGGCACTGATCCTCGGCGAGCAGCTCACCGTGGGCCAGGCACTTGGTGCCAGCCTCGTCGTCGTGGCGGTCGCTGTGGCCAATGGTGTGTGGCGGAGGCATTCGCGCCGCCGACGGCAGATCCTCAGGGAGCCAGGCTCGGGGCCTCGGTGA
- a CDS encoding phytoene desaturase family protein, with product MSNAEVDAVVVGSGPNGMAAAVTMARAGLSVQVYEAQSTIGGGARTLDLGLAPGITHDICSAVHPLAISSPFFVDFDLRSRGLEFTTPEVSYAQPLDNQPTALAFHDLETTVDHLGAAGPEWRRFFAPLLERVDDAIWLSLGDKRSIPETLRDVPGIANVVKFGLRLLSQASPAWNIPLSHESTQSLFTGVASHAIGGLPAMGTAATATMLSTIAHAGGWPSPVGGSQAIIDAMVADLEAHGGSVATNARIDHVTDMPAARAYLLDTSALNAAQIFSGFLPARVDKSLRSFKQGNAAAKVDFVLNGPVPWADPETARAGTIHVGGARAQMAAAEADVIAGRMPTHPVCLVSDPTVFDPSREVDGLRPLWTYAHVPFDCPLDPAEYIIRQMERFAPGFRDTIVTYNSIPASEMAGHNQNYIGGDIATGLVSFYRMMARPRTSWDNYSLGVPGAYLCSAATPPAPGVHGMNGWFAAQRALKTQFGITEAPSLAP from the coding sequence ATGAGCAATGCTGAGGTAGATGCCGTTGTCGTCGGTTCCGGACCCAATGGCATGGCCGCTGCGGTCACTATGGCTCGGGCGGGCCTGTCCGTGCAGGTCTATGAGGCCCAGTCGACCATCGGCGGCGGCGCCCGCACCCTCGACCTGGGCCTGGCTCCGGGCATCACCCATGACATCTGCTCGGCCGTGCACCCCTTGGCGATCTCGAGTCCGTTCTTCGTTGACTTCGACCTGCGTTCCCGAGGCCTCGAGTTCACCACCCCGGAAGTCTCCTACGCTCAGCCTCTCGACAATCAGCCGACCGCGCTGGCCTTTCACGATCTCGAGACAACGGTCGACCACCTCGGCGCGGCCGGACCCGAATGGCGGCGATTCTTCGCCCCGCTGCTCGAACGCGTCGATGATGCGATCTGGCTGTCGCTGGGCGATAAGCGCTCCATCCCGGAGACGCTGCGCGATGTTCCCGGCATCGCCAATGTGGTGAAGTTCGGGCTGCGGCTGCTGTCCCAGGCCAGCCCGGCCTGGAACATTCCGCTTTCCCACGAATCCACTCAGTCCCTGTTCACCGGCGTTGCCTCGCACGCCATCGGTGGGCTGCCTGCCATGGGCACGGCCGCTACGGCCACCATGCTCTCGACCATTGCCCACGCCGGTGGCTGGCCCTCCCCCGTCGGCGGTTCGCAGGCGATCATCGATGCCATGGTCGCCGACCTCGAAGCCCATGGCGGTTCGGTGGCGACAAACGCGCGCATCGATCACGTCACCGATATGCCGGCGGCTCGCGCGTACCTCCTCGACACTTCGGCGCTGAATGCGGCTCAGATCTTCTCCGGCTTCCTCCCCGCCCGTGTCGACAAATCACTGCGCAGCTTCAAGCAGGGCAATGCCGCGGCCAAGGTCGACTTCGTGCTCAACGGGCCTGTGCCCTGGGCCGATCCGGAGACCGCGCGAGCCGGCACCATCCACGTCGGCGGAGCCCGAGCGCAGATGGCCGCCGCCGAGGCGGATGTGATCGCCGGGCGCATGCCGACCCACCCGGTCTGCTTGGTCTCCGACCCGACCGTGTTCGACCCGTCGCGTGAGGTGGACGGCCTGCGCCCGTTGTGGACTTATGCTCATGTCCCCTTCGACTGCCCCCTCGATCCGGCCGAGTACATCATCAGGCAGATGGAACGCTTCGCCCCCGGCTTCCGCGACACCATCGTCACCTACAACTCGATCCCCGCATCAGAGATGGCCGGGCATAACCAGAACTACATCGGCGGGGACATCGCCACCGGGCTTGTCTCCTTCTACCGGATGATGGCCCGCCCGCGCACCAGCTGGGACAACTACAGCCTCGGCGTACCCGGTGCCTACCTGTGTTCGGCCGCGACCCCACCGGCACCCGGCGTGCACGGAATGAACGGCTGGTTCGCGGCTCAGCGAGCGCTGAAGACGCAGTTCGGCATCACCGAGGCCCCGAGCCTGGCTCCCTGA
- a CDS encoding nucleoside/nucleotide kinase family protein, whose translation MLARRLVLRQLLSLLREVDIGGRALVAVDGLDGAGKTVLVQELVELANQDGLRPVASLSIDGFHHPRSIRYGNGQGPDSFYRDSYDYEAFFRSVVTPFRHGLPIVPAVWDVDADASVLPAQRDLPQDCVLLVDGIFLHRPELRVVWDASVWV comes from the coding sequence ATGCTTGCCCGCCGCTTAGTCCTCCGCCAACTGCTTTCACTGCTGCGCGAAGTCGACATCGGTGGGCGAGCTCTTGTTGCTGTTGATGGGCTCGACGGTGCGGGCAAAACCGTCTTAGTCCAGGAGCTCGTTGAGCTGGCGAACCAGGACGGCTTGCGCCCCGTTGCGTCACTGAGCATCGACGGGTTCCATCATCCTCGCTCGATTCGGTATGGCAACGGCCAAGGCCCCGATTCCTTCTACCGGGATTCCTATGACTACGAGGCCTTCTTCCGGTCCGTCGTCACTCCGTTCAGACATGGGCTGCCCATCGTCCCCGCGGTCTGGGATGTTGATGCCGATGCATCCGTTTTACCGGCACAGCGCGACCTGCCGCAGGACTGTGTCCTCCTTGTGGACGGTATCTTTCTCCATCGGCCAGAACTTCGCGTTGTGTGGGATGCGAGTGTGTGGGTGTAG
- a CDS encoding ATP-grasp domain-containing protein, whose translation MSTQLLPVTDDPAVYIIHDNPEWIAPFAQALERSGVNFVEWLLPDVSIDLTTEPPQGLFWSRLSASAHTRTDPHVKDYGRAVLAWLQVAGRTVINGADVYELEVSKIRQHRELAARGFDTPRTSAVFGSAALSTAARDFNPPFITKHNQGGKGLGVRLFQSHAELDEAASDFAPGGANEPIDGITLVQEYVQPAQPFVTRAEFIGGRFHYAVRVDVSDGSFELCPAEACEIPGASAAPVDPFALREDITAQTPLIGRLEALLSELRIDIAGIEFIETADGRQVVYDINTNTNYNPNVEDGERTAGRTAAADRIAEFIAGEYISAGVAASPVPHA comes from the coding sequence ATGAGCACACAGCTGCTTCCCGTAACGGACGATCCGGCAGTCTACATCATCCATGACAATCCGGAATGGATCGCTCCCTTTGCCCAGGCCCTCGAGCGATCAGGTGTCAATTTCGTTGAGTGGCTGCTGCCTGATGTCTCGATCGATCTCACGACGGAGCCGCCGCAGGGCCTGTTCTGGTCGCGGCTGTCTGCCTCGGCGCACACTCGCACGGATCCGCATGTCAAGGACTACGGACGTGCGGTGCTCGCTTGGCTCCAGGTCGCTGGGCGCACCGTCATCAACGGCGCCGACGTCTACGAGCTTGAGGTGAGCAAAATTCGCCAGCACCGTGAGCTTGCCGCTCGCGGCTTCGACACGCCCCGCACCTCTGCGGTCTTCGGCAGCGCAGCATTGTCCACTGCTGCACGCGACTTCAACCCGCCCTTCATCACCAAACACAACCAGGGCGGCAAGGGTCTCGGCGTGCGCCTTTTTCAGTCCCATGCCGAGCTTGACGAGGCTGCGAGCGACTTCGCTCCCGGTGGTGCGAACGAGCCGATCGACGGGATCACACTGGTCCAGGAGTATGTGCAGCCGGCGCAGCCGTTTGTCACTCGTGCCGAGTTCATCGGCGGCCGGTTCCACTATGCGGTTCGAGTCGACGTCTCCGATGGGTCCTTCGAATTGTGCCCCGCCGAAGCGTGCGAGATCCCTGGCGCTTCTGCCGCACCGGTCGACCCGTTCGCCCTGCGTGAGGACATCACCGCGCAGACGCCCCTCATCGGCCGGTTGGAGGCGCTTCTGAGCGAACTGCGCATCGACATCGCAGGCATTGAGTTCATCGAGACCGCCGATGGTCGCCAGGTCGTCTACGACATCAACACCAACACGAACTACAACCCGAACGTCGAAGACGGCGAGCGCACGGCTGGGCGTACAGCTGCCGCGGACCGGATCGCTGAGTTCATTGCCGGTGAGTACATCTCTGCTGGGGTTGCCGCGTCGCCGGTGCCCCACGCTTGA
- a CDS encoding TenA family protein, translating into MSDIDTKHTISSIRLTPGGPVAALRAEASSAWEAAVGHRFITELIAGTVDDSVMRKYLIQDYQFFESFLSMLGACVAHGDAVGPKLRFAKQLGFLEADEDSYFLMAFTEVGVPATDYADPQLAEPTEGFRDLMDEAVDSASYAELLVVLVIAEWLYLDWGERSDPMPPRRVHSGWIDLHRGEDFRAWVQFLIDELERVFPTGEDTESSAARCRLAHIWHRAVDLELAFFDEAYAKNETR; encoded by the coding sequence ATGAGCGATATCGACACGAAACACACGATCAGCAGCATTCGGCTGACCCCAGGAGGGCCGGTTGCGGCGCTGAGAGCGGAGGCGTCTTCCGCTTGGGAGGCTGCAGTCGGGCACAGATTCATCACCGAACTGATTGCCGGCACGGTCGACGATTCCGTGATGAGAAAGTACCTGATCCAGGACTACCAGTTCTTCGAATCATTTCTCTCGATGCTCGGCGCATGTGTCGCTCACGGCGATGCCGTAGGGCCGAAGCTGCGGTTCGCCAAACAGCTCGGGTTCCTTGAAGCCGACGAGGATTCGTACTTCCTCATGGCCTTCACCGAGGTGGGTGTCCCTGCGACCGACTACGCTGACCCCCAGCTGGCTGAGCCGACTGAGGGCTTCCGTGACCTCATGGACGAAGCCGTCGACTCGGCCTCCTACGCAGAACTGCTGGTCGTGCTCGTCATCGCCGAATGGCTCTACCTCGATTGGGGCGAGCGCTCGGATCCTATGCCTCCACGCCGGGTGCATTCCGGGTGGATCGACCTGCACCGTGGTGAGGATTTCCGGGCCTGGGTGCAGTTCCTCATCGACGAACTCGAGCGAGTCTTCCCAACTGGCGAGGACACAGAATCCAGCGCGGCGCGATGCCGACTGGCTCACATCTGGCACCGTGCGGTCGACCTCGAACTGGCCTTCTTCGACGAGGCGTACGCTAAGAACGAAACCCGGTGA
- a CDS encoding VOC family protein — MAIAKQPVIVIDAPDAGELAEFYGKLLDWQVRVDDDGTWAEITSESWPPICFQQVEDYHAPSWPGQSHPQQMHIDVVVDDLDVSETAVVELGAGKAVDQPGETFRVFLDPAGHPFCLVLN; from the coding sequence ATGGCTATCGCAAAGCAGCCCGTCATCGTCATCGATGCTCCCGACGCCGGTGAACTCGCGGAATTCTATGGAAAACTCCTCGACTGGCAGGTCAGAGTCGATGACGACGGCACCTGGGCAGAGATCACATCCGAATCCTGGCCCCCGATCTGCTTCCAACAGGTCGAGGATTATCACGCACCCAGCTGGCCGGGGCAGTCCCACCCGCAGCAGATGCACATCGACGTCGTCGTCGATGACCTTGATGTCTCCGAGACCGCCGTGGTCGAACTCGGTGCAGGGAAGGCTGTCGACCAGCCGGGTGAGACCTTCCGCGTCTTCCTCGATCCAGCAGGTCACCCGTTCTGCCTCGTCCTGAACTGA
- a CDS encoding HutD family protein: protein MRVITSFDDLDPVPWANGAGETTELVSLIKSQKLTPDLRRWRLSIARLDREAEFSPLPGLARTFLPIGAEVTLEIDGQMHSVTPAAPVRFRGAQNVSLVGLDEPCFALNLMVETVGRAGSEQNALQVSTQFTGSGLFAVTLEPGPGYPRFQLLELETMDVFPDHLGVAILH, encoded by the coding sequence ATGCGCGTGATCACCTCTTTCGACGACCTCGATCCGGTTCCGTGGGCCAATGGGGCAGGGGAGACGACTGAGCTCGTCTCACTCATCAAGTCCCAGAAACTGACCCCGGATCTTCGACGCTGGCGCCTGAGCATCGCGCGACTGGACCGTGAGGCCGAGTTCTCGCCGCTGCCGGGCTTGGCGCGCACCTTCCTTCCCATAGGCGCCGAGGTGACCCTTGAAATAGACGGACAGATGCACTCGGTGACGCCGGCAGCACCGGTGAGATTCCGTGGGGCGCAGAACGTCTCCCTCGTCGGATTGGACGAGCCGTGCTTCGCGCTCAATCTCATGGTCGAGACAGTTGGCCGAGCCGGCTCGGAACAAAATGCCCTACAGGTGTCGACGCAATTCACCGGTTCAGGGCTATTCGCAGTCACCTTGGAACCGGGCCCCGGATACCCGAGATTCCAGCTGCTGGAACTCGAGACGATGGACGTGTTTCCGGACCACCTCGGCGTGGCCATTCTGCACTGA
- a CDS encoding catalase, with the protein MTKHADHEHPGFDGTKPSTTESGATRESDAHSLSVGADGPLLLHDVALVEKLARFDRERVPERSPHAKGSGAFGELEITADVSKYTRAKFLQQGTKTPMLARFSTVAGELGSPDSWRDVRGFALKFYTEDGNFDMVGNNTPVFFVRDPMKFPDFIHSQKRTPDSGLRSNNMQWDFWSLSPESAHQVTYLMGPRGLPKTWRNMNGYSSHTYMWANEAGERFWVQYHFHTDQGVENMSNEEAGKLAGEDADIHRRDLFDAIERGDYPSWTVSVQIMPYEEAKTYRFNPFDLTKTWSKKDYPLMEIGKFTLNKNPSNHFAQIEQAAFSPSNTVPGTGISPDKMLMGRVFSYPDAQRNRIGTNFNQLPVNAPVTKNNSYDKEGQMEYHHSGDAPVYAPNSYGRSYQAEETQVEARWESDGELVRSAATLHAEDDDFGQAHTLIREVYSEEERQGLIETVVGALKDGVEEPVLSNVFQYWRNIDEEVGRAIEDKYKSETA; encoded by the coding sequence ATGACAAAACACGCTGATCATGAACATCCAGGATTCGATGGCACGAAGCCCTCGACGACCGAATCGGGTGCCACTCGAGAGTCCGACGCGCATTCGCTGAGCGTCGGAGCCGATGGTCCTCTCCTTCTCCACGACGTCGCACTCGTCGAGAAACTGGCGCGGTTCGACCGCGAACGCGTTCCCGAGCGCAGCCCCCATGCGAAGGGCTCCGGTGCCTTCGGTGAACTCGAGATCACCGCAGACGTCTCCAAGTACACTCGGGCGAAGTTCCTGCAGCAGGGCACGAAGACCCCGATGCTGGCACGGTTCTCCACGGTCGCCGGTGAGCTCGGTTCGCCCGACTCCTGGCGCGATGTGCGTGGATTCGCACTCAAGTTCTACACCGAAGACGGCAACTTCGACATGGTGGGAAACAACACCCCTGTCTTCTTCGTCCGCGATCCGATGAAGTTCCCCGACTTCATCCACTCCCAGAAGCGCACACCCGATTCGGGACTGCGCAGCAACAACATGCAGTGGGACTTCTGGTCGCTCTCGCCTGAATCGGCACACCAGGTCACCTACCTCATGGGACCGCGTGGTCTGCCCAAGACCTGGCGGAACATGAACGGCTACTCCTCGCACACCTACATGTGGGCCAACGAAGCCGGAGAACGGTTCTGGGTTCAGTACCACTTCCACACCGACCAAGGCGTGGAGAACATGAGCAACGAAGAAGCCGGCAAGCTCGCCGGTGAGGACGCGGACATCCATCGCCGCGATCTGTTCGATGCGATCGAGCGCGGCGACTACCCGTCCTGGACCGTCAGCGTCCAGATCATGCCCTACGAAGAGGCCAAGACCTACCGCTTCAACCCCTTCGACCTCACCAAGACCTGGTCGAAGAAGGACTACCCGCTCATGGAGATCGGCAAGTTCACGCTCAACAAGAACCCGTCGAACCACTTCGCCCAGATCGAGCAGGCTGCATTCAGCCCCTCGAACACCGTGCCGGGCACCGGAATCTCGCCCGACAAGATGCTCATGGGCCGTGTCTTCTCCTACCCGGACGCGCAGCGCAACCGCATCGGCACGAACTTCAACCAGCTGCCGGTCAACGCTCCCGTCACGAAGAACAATTCCTATGACAAGGAAGGTCAGATGGAGTACCACCATTCAGGTGATGCTCCCGTCTACGCCCCCAACTCCTACGGCCGGTCATACCAGGCCGAGGAGACCCAGGTCGAAGCGCGGTGGGAATCCGATGGTGAGCTGGTCCGCAGCGCCGCCACTCTGCACGCAGAGGACGACGACTTCGGTCAGGCACACACACTGATCCGCGAGGTCTACTCCGAAGAGGAGCGTCAGGGTCTCATCGAGACCGTCGTCGGTGCACTCAAGGACGGCGTGGAAGAGCCCGTGCTCTCCAACGTCTTCCAGTACTGGCGCAATATCGATGAAGAGGTCGGCCGCGCTATCGAGGACAAATACAAGTCCGAGACTGCGTGA
- a CDS encoding amino acid permease, giving the protein MSNEAAPPDDPTPGPALSADEASLAELGYKQELKRGMSGFGNFAVSFSIISILAGCITSYSIALGSGGPAAITIGWPLVGVFVLCVALAMAEVCSKYPTAGGLYFWAGRLAKRNKRHWAWYVGWFNFLGEVAVTAAIDYGAATTMMAFAALTFGVVPTALNTFILFLVIITLHGLLNTFGVNLVNLLSGVSAWWHIVGVLIIVAALWIMPTKHQSFSWTMTAWHNETGFTFMPFVFLMGLLMAQYTYTGYDASAHVAEETKNASIAAPKGIVMSVLISIIGGWILLYSITAAIQDGSEAGLTALNATATGLPPAQVFLDALNNPTMAKFLLFIVCGAQFFCGMASVTANSRMSYAFSRDDAIPGSKYWKKVNPRTGTPTNSIWLCIVLSSVLTVPALFNETAYLAVTSVAVIGLYIAYVAPVLLRRLKGDSFKPGPWNLGHWSAIIGWVAVVWVILICILFVLPPTLPITISTFNYSPIAVLAVLIISVVLWYARGKKHFMQHLDKEQLAIDEKKLLDEIDD; this is encoded by the coding sequence ATGAGCAATGAAGCCGCACCACCCGACGACCCGACACCAGGCCCGGCACTCAGCGCCGATGAGGCCAGCCTTGCCGAGCTCGGGTACAAACAGGAACTCAAACGTGGAATGTCGGGCTTCGGCAATTTCGCCGTCTCCTTCTCCATCATCTCGATCCTCGCCGGCTGCATCACCTCCTACAGCATCGCGCTGGGGTCGGGCGGACCGGCTGCGATCACGATCGGCTGGCCCCTGGTCGGCGTCTTCGTCCTCTGCGTGGCGTTGGCCATGGCCGAGGTGTGTTCGAAGTACCCAACGGCCGGTGGGCTGTACTTCTGGGCCGGTCGCCTCGCCAAACGCAACAAACGGCATTGGGCCTGGTACGTCGGATGGTTCAACTTCCTCGGCGAGGTGGCCGTGACTGCGGCCATCGACTACGGAGCAGCCACGACCATGATGGCCTTCGCGGCGCTGACCTTCGGTGTCGTGCCCACAGCACTCAACACCTTCATCCTGTTCCTCGTCATCATCACCCTGCACGGCCTGCTCAACACCTTCGGGGTCAACCTGGTCAATCTGCTCTCGGGCGTCTCTGCCTGGTGGCATATCGTCGGTGTGCTCATCATCGTCGCTGCCCTGTGGATCATGCCCACGAAGCACCAGTCGTTCAGTTGGACCATGACAGCCTGGCACAACGAAACCGGGTTCACGTTCATGCCCTTCGTCTTCCTCATGGGCCTGCTGATGGCTCAGTACACGTACACCGGCTATGACGCTTCGGCGCACGTGGCCGAGGAGACGAAGAACGCCTCGATCGCAGCACCTAAGGGCATCGTCATGAGCGTGCTGATCTCAATCATCGGCGGTTGGATCCTGCTGTATTCGATCACTGCCGCCATCCAGGACGGTTCGGAGGCAGGGCTGACCGCCCTCAATGCCACGGCGACGGGACTGCCGCCGGCGCAGGTGTTCCTCGATGCCCTGAACAATCCGACGATGGCGAAGTTCCTGCTCTTCATCGTCTGCGGCGCACAGTTCTTCTGCGGCATGGCATCGGTGACGGCGAACTCGCGGATGAGCTACGCGTTCTCCCGCGATGATGCGATTCCCGGGTCCAAGTACTGGAAGAAGGTCAACCCACGCACGGGTACTCCCACGAACTCGATCTGGCTGTGCATCGTGCTGTCCTCGGTGCTGACGGTGCCTGCGCTGTTCAATGAGACCGCTTACCTGGCGGTGACGAGTGTGGCGGTGATCGGGCTCTACATCGCCTATGTTGCCCCCGTGCTGCTGCGCAGGCTCAAGGGCGACTCGTTCAAGCCGGGTCCGTGGAATCTGGGCCACTGGAGCGCGATCATCGGGTGGGTCGCTGTCGTCTGGGTGATCCTGATCTGCATCCTGTTCGTCCTGCCGCCCACGTTGCCGATCACAATCTCGACGTTCAACTACTCCCCTATCGCGGTTCTTGCGGTGCTCATCATCAGCGTGGTGCTCTGGTACGCCAGGGGGAAGAAGCACTTCATGCAGCACCTCGACAAGGAGCAGCTGGCCATCGACGAGAAGAAGCTGCTCGACGAGATCGACGACTGA